The DNA region CATGGCGGCCCGCACCGAGGCGAGGTCCAGGAAATCTCCCAGGACCACCTTGGCTCCGAGCGCCTCCAGGCGTTCCGAACGCTCGTCTCGACGGCGCACGAAGGCGCGCACCGGGAAATCTTTCTCGAGCAGTTGCTTGACGACTTGGGAGCCCGTTTTACCCGTGGCTCCGGTGACCAAAATCATCGGCTTTGACATGATTGTTCCTCCTTGTCTCATGAATGGGTTTCCGGATTCCGCGTATCCCTACGCTCAATTGCCCAAAAAATTCAGCTCGTCCGGGTCAACGCCACGGTGGTCCTCAGATCCGACAACAGCCGACGAAATCGCTCTGGACCCAGGCCTTTGGCGACCTGGGCTTGGACGCCCTTCCAAAAGGGGTAAGCCTGGGCCAAAGCAGCACGGCCTCCGTCTGTCAGAGTCACTTCTCGCTCGCGCCGGTCCTGCCCCGACGCGATCCGAATGAGCTTCTGCTGCTGGAGAATCTTGAGGTTGCGGGTCAATGTCGTGCGGTCCGTCACCGTCTCCTCCGCCAGGCGGGTCACGGTCACCGGCCCCAGTCTCTTCGTCACCGCAAGGATGGAAAATTGCGTCACCCGCAGCCCGCTTGGCCGCAATACGTCATCGTACAATTGGCTGATTGCTCGGGCTGCCTTACGGATGTTAAAGCAGGCGCAGGCCGGTGCCTCTTCGGCGAACTTGCCTATCTGTTGCTCTACCGCGTCACGTTCCTTCTTCACCATCCTCCCAGTTCCTCCACTACAAGGTTCCCTCGAATCACATATTTAAGTGTATATACACCTATTGTTCGTTTGTCAAGTGTTTTTTTCGACCGCCGGCCGTGCCACCGGCAGTTGCACTATTTCGACGCCGACAGTTAGGTTCAATGACTTGCTACCTTTTGCAGCGGGGCGAAGAGGCTCCAGGTCGCTTAGCAAAGCCGTTACGGAACTCGGGAGCAGTTTCAGACTGGTCGCTTAGACTCGGCTAACCAGGGAGGAGGGGAAGTAATCACTGGTTCCGGTATCTGTGTTGCGATTCCCTGATGACCTTCAGGGCCGCATCACGGTCCTCCCATCCCTCTACCCCGGTCTTTTTCTCTTCCAGGTCTTTGTAAATGGCGAAAAAGTGCGCTATCTCCTTGAGGAGATGGGGAGGCACATCTGCAAGGCTCTCGATGTAATTCCACAGCGGATCCGAAACCGGAACACACAGGATCTTCTCATCCAGACCC from Candidatus Methylomirabilota bacterium includes:
- a CDS encoding NAD(P)H-binding protein; translation: MSKPMILVTGATGKTGSQVVKQLLEKDFPVRAFVRRRDERSERLEALGAKVVLGDFLDLASVRAAM
- a CDS encoding MarR family winged helix-turn-helix transcriptional regulator, which gives rise to MVKKERDAVEQQIGKFAEEAPACACFNIRKAARAISQLYDDVLRPSGLRVTQFSILAVTKRLGPVTVTRLAEETVTDRTTLTRNLKILQQQKLIRIASGQDRREREVTLTDGGRAALAQAYPFWKGVQAQVAKGLGPERFRRLLSDLRTTVALTRTS